One part of the Algibacter sp. L1A34 genome encodes these proteins:
- a CDS encoding IS3 family transposase, producing the protein MSKQAFYKRLKTQQKKEIDHQRMIKMVKEYRNKVGSKTGGIKLHKELKQDFINADIKIGRDKFYRFLRLNNLLIPKTKNYITTTNSNHMYKKYKNLVKDHVPTRPEQLWVCDITYIKTQYGHNYLAIVTDAYSKQIMGYKLDNHMRTSLCTDALAMAIKNRKYPDKKLIHHSDRGFQYCNPKYTTFAENNNITMSMTEQYDPYENAVAERINRTLKYEYGLKQTIKNTELAQKMTQQAVYIYNNLRTHFSLDLRKPAEVHLNPNIKYKSYRKNNVNLPELKI; encoded by the coding sequence ATTTCTAAACAAGCCTTCTACAAAAGACTAAAAACGCAACAGAAAAAAGAAATAGATCATCAAAGAATGATCAAAATGGTCAAGGAATACCGTAATAAAGTAGGCTCTAAAACTGGTGGTATTAAGCTACATAAAGAACTAAAACAGGACTTTATAAACGCTGATATTAAAATTGGTAGAGACAAGTTCTATCGCTTCCTCAGACTAAATAATCTTTTGATTCCCAAAACTAAAAATTACATCACAACTACAAACTCAAACCATATGTACAAAAAATATAAAAACCTGGTAAAAGACCATGTCCCTACTCGTCCTGAACAACTTTGGGTCTGCGATATCACTTATATTAAAACACAATACGGTCATAATTATTTAGCCATTGTTACAGATGCTTATTCTAAGCAGATTATGGGATATAAACTCGATAACCATATGAGAACATCGCTTTGTACGGATGCACTCGCTATGGCTATTAAAAACAGGAAATACCCTGATAAAAAGCTTATCCATCATTCGGATAGAGGTTTTCAATACTGCAATCCGAAATACACAACATTCGCTGAAAACAACAACATTACAATGAGTATGACTGAACAATACGATCCTTACGAAAATGCTGTTGCAGAACGCATTAATAGAACTCTTAAATATGAATATGGATTAAAACAAACCATTAAAAACACTGAATTAGCACAAAAAATGACACAACAAGCAGTCTATATTTATAACAATTTGAGAACACATTTTAGCCTGGATCTCAGAAAACCTGCTGAAGTCCATCTCAATCCAAACATCAAATACAAATCCTATCGAAAAAATAATGTAAATTTACCTGAACTTAAGATTTAA
- a CDS encoding helix-turn-helix domain-containing protein, with the protein MKTQNEHWRKKSYQKATLETKLLVVDQILSGQLSNNQASKKYDVPRTTITYWLRKYSTLVQQNTGMSKNDEIKKLKEKIEELEFQKDFQQDIIADMELITGVDMSKKSLPKTLAKEIEQKKKQRIKENGSMDVLGFLNKPSTKD; encoded by the coding sequence ATGAAAACACAAAATGAACACTGGCGAAAAAAAAGCTACCAAAAAGCAACTTTAGAAACCAAACTTTTAGTCGTTGACCAAATCCTTAGCGGACAATTATCTAATAACCAAGCTTCAAAAAAATACGATGTCCCTCGAACAACCATTACCTATTGGTTAAGAAAATACAGTACCTTAGTACAACAAAATACGGGTATGAGTAAAAACGATGAAATTAAAAAGTTAAAGGAAAAAATTGAAGAACTGGAGTTCCAAAAAGACTTCCAACAAGACATTATTGCTGATATGGAACTCATTACAGGCGTCGATATGTCAAAAAAGTCATTGCCCAAAACATTAGCAAAAGAGATAGAGCAAAAGAAAAAACAGCGTATAAAAGAAAATGGCTCTATGGATGTTTTGGGATTTCTAAACAAGCCTTCTACAAAAGACTAA
- a CDS encoding IS110 family transposase encodes MNKDIKYFGIDISHLVFDVTDSDGNYYQFKNNELGFKKFTKLLNNKSHCVMEATGYYHYQLAYHLLESGIKVSVENPLSVKRFIQMGLSKVKTDKSDSKLICAYSEQVELKLWKGNSKEEIECLQIVRTLSVYTKQSTMLKNKLHGEAVLGNPSKLVVTSLKRSLRQLTKEMKTLEDKLLILVKQSHQDLFTRLKTIPGIGPKTAIMLVVLTGGFDRFTSASELCSYAGLTPMIRQSGSSVKGRPRISKMGNQKLRNLLFMCSFNACKYNKACRDLYERIVAKGKSKKLALIAVCNKLLKQAFALAKSGLIYDGNYKSTLVKN; translated from the coding sequence ATGAATAAAGATATTAAATATTTTGGAATTGACATTAGTCATTTGGTGTTCGATGTCACGGACTCTGATGGTAATTACTATCAGTTTAAAAACAATGAACTTGGCTTTAAAAAGTTCACGAAACTTTTAAATAATAAGAGCCATTGTGTTATGGAAGCCACAGGCTATTATCATTATCAGTTAGCGTATCATTTGCTAGAATCTGGTATCAAAGTATCGGTTGAAAATCCATTGTCAGTAAAACGCTTTATACAGATGGGACTATCAAAAGTTAAGACAGATAAGAGCGATTCAAAACTTATTTGTGCTTACTCAGAGCAAGTAGAATTAAAGCTATGGAAAGGAAATTCTAAGGAAGAAATAGAATGTCTTCAAATCGTTAGAACCCTTTCTGTATATACAAAACAAAGCACTATGCTAAAAAACAAACTACATGGAGAAGCGGTTTTGGGAAATCCAAGTAAGCTTGTTGTAACGTCTTTAAAACGTAGTTTAAGACAACTAACAAAAGAGATGAAAACTTTGGAGGATAAGCTGTTAATATTAGTAAAACAATCACATCAAGATTTATTTACCCGTTTAAAAACCATTCCAGGTATAGGACCAAAAACAGCCATTATGTTAGTGGTATTAACAGGTGGATTTGATCGTTTTACGAGCGCAAGTGAACTTTGTAGTTACGCTGGCCTTACACCTATGATCCGGCAAAGTGGAAGTAGTGTAAAAGGGAGGCCACGAATAAGTAAAATGGGGAATCAAAAGCTTCGGAATTTATTATTTATGTGCAGTTTTAATGCGTGTAAATACAACAAAGCTTGCCGCGATCTTTATGAGCGAATCGTAGCTAAAGGAAAGAGCAAAAAATTAGCATTAATTGCCGTGTGTAATAAGCTACTAAAACAGGCTTTTGCACTAGCTAAATCAGGATTAATATATGATGGAAACTATAAAAGTACTTTAGTGAAAAATTAA